The genomic interval TCTGAAAAAATGTCAAATCGCGATCTGGTGAGCACCGCGTCAGTTGTGAACAGGACGGGTTGTGCAATAGTTGTTCGACGACCGGAGACCGGCATATCGCCGTCTCGTTGGGGAAGTCGCGCAATGGGCGTCGTGAAATACCCGGTTTGGATCGTCCGGCGGCAGATGCAATCGCTATCCGGCGTCGGGATCGTGCTGGGAGGCTTGTTCTTTGCTGCGGCCCTGACGCCAACGCTGGTGCCACGGAGCTATCTCACCCAGGGCGCGCTCGCCGGAGCCTGTTTTGCGATCGGCTACGGGGCCGGCATCTTCTGGCGCTGGCTGTGGCACTACCTCGAACTGCCCGAGCCTTCCGAGCTGATACGATCGACCGCCAACATGTTGATCGCAGGAGCCTGCCTGCTCGTCGTCATTATTTTTCTGTGGCGCGCGGCGGAATGGCAGAACTCGATCCGTGCCGTCATGAACATGGAGCCGGTCGAGAGCGCCCATCCCTTCAAGGTCTGCGCGATCGCACTGGTCACATTCGTCGCACTTCTGGCGCTGGCGCGGCTGTTCAAGCTCGTGACCGGCTTCGTATCCACGCGCATCCGGCGCTTCATTCCGAGAAAGATCGCGAACGTCCTCGGTGTTCTGCTGGCAACCCTGCTGTTCTGGTCGATCGCCAACAATCTCCTCATCCGCACAGCCTTCACGGCGCTCGATTCCTCCTTCCGCGAATTCGACGCTCTTCTTGAACCTGAACGGCCGCGGCCGACGGCGCCCGGAAAGACGGGAAGCACGGCATCCCTGGTGAAGTGGAATGAACTCGGTCGTGCCGGCCGCGAGTTCGTGGCGTCAGGACCGACGGCAGCCGCGATCGGCGCGCTCACGGGGCGGCCGGCGCAAGAGCCGGTCCGTGTCTATGTGGGCTTGCGCGGCGCCGACACGGCGCGAGGACGCGCAAAGCTCGCGCTTGAGGAATTGAAGCGCCAGGGCGGGTTCGAGCGCTCCACCCTCATCGTCATCACGCCGACCGGCACGGGCTGGATCGATCCCGCCGCCATGAACGCGGTCGAATATCTCCACGACGGCGACGTCGCGAGCGTTGCGATGCAGTATTCCTACCTCAACAGCCCGCTCTCGCTGCTGTTTCAGCCCGAATATGGCGCCGAGGCCGCGCGCGCCCTGTTTTCGGAAATCTACGGCTATTGGACGACGCTGCCGAGAGACAAGCGCCCAAAACTGTACCTGCATGGGCTCAGCCTCGGCGCGATGAACTCGGAAAAGTCAGCCGAGTTGTTCGAGACCATCGGCGATCCGATCGCCGGCGCGCTCTGGAGCGGACCGCCGTTCGAGAGCCGCATCTGGCGCTCGGTCACCGCAAATCGCAACGCGGGTTCTCCGGCATGGCTGCCCGAATTTCGCGACAGCCGCTTCGTGCGCTTCATGAACCAGAATGGGCCGACGGTCGCCCCCGATAGCCCATGGGGAGCGATGCGCGTCGTCTATCTGCAATATGCCAGCGACGCGATCACCTTCTTCGACTACCACGATGCGTATCGGCGCCCGGCCTGGCTGGACGCTCCGCGCGGGCCGGACGTGTCGCCGGACCTAACCTGGTATCCCGTCGTCACCATGCTTCAGCTTGCGCTCGACATGGCGGTCGCGACCGGCACGCCCATGGGCTACGGCCATGTCTACGCGCCGGAGCATTATGTCGATGCCTGGGTCGCGGTC from Bradyrhizobium arachidis carries:
- a CDS encoding alpha/beta-hydrolase family protein, which codes for MGVVKYPVWIVRRQMQSLSGVGIVLGGLFFAAALTPTLVPRSYLTQGALAGACFAIGYGAGIFWRWLWHYLELPEPSELIRSTANMLIAGACLLVVIIFLWRAAEWQNSIRAVMNMEPVESAHPFKVCAIALVTFVALLALARLFKLVTGFVSTRIRRFIPRKIANVLGVLLATLLFWSIANNLLIRTAFTALDSSFREFDALLEPERPRPTAPGKTGSTASLVKWNELGRAGREFVASGPTAAAIGALTGRPAQEPVRVYVGLRGADTARGRAKLALEELKRQGGFERSTLIVITPTGTGWIDPAAMNAVEYLHDGDVASVAMQYSYLNSPLSLLFQPEYGAEAARALFSEIYGYWTTLPRDKRPKLYLHGLSLGAMNSEKSAELFETIGDPIAGALWSGPPFESRIWRSVTANRNAGSPAWLPEFRDSRFVRFMNQNGPTVAPDSPWGAMRVVYLQYASDAITFFDYHDAYRRPAWLDAPRGPDVSPDLTWYPVVTMLQLALDMAVATGTPMGYGHVYAPEHYVDAWVAVTDVSHWPPEALARLREHLAAEARRAIAGSANDNPYDDRGG